In one Vanacampus margaritifer isolate UIUO_Vmar chromosome 11, RoL_Vmar_1.0, whole genome shotgun sequence genomic region, the following are encoded:
- the LOC144060674 gene encoding glycerol kinase-like isoform X2, translating into MDPLVGAIDQGTSSTRFLVFNAKTAELIIHHQVEINQSFPKEGWVEEDPREIIQSVYECMKKTCEKLRQLNIDIGNIKAVGVTNQRETTLVWDKDTGEPLYNAIVWLDLRTQSTVEKLINKTPGKNKNHLRHKTGLPISTYFSAVKLRWLLDNVDTVQQAVKSSRAMFGTVDSWIIWCLTGGRNGGIHCTDVTNASRTMLFNIHTMDWDHELCSYFGIPMELLPKVKSSSEIYGWMKSTSLEGVPISGCLGDQSAALVGQMCFKDGQTKNTYGTGCFMLRNTGNKPVISEHGLLTTVAYKLGIDQPPCYALEGSVAIAGAVVQWLKDNMGIVQSSAEIEKLAASAGTSYGCYFVPAFSGLYAPYWEPSARGIICGLTQFTNKSHLAFAALEAVCFQTREPESWGRQETRRGTKEKKEKRSPAPTRHHPPGH; encoded by the exons aTGGATCCGCTCGTGGGTGCTATTGACCAGGGCACGAGCTCAACGAGGTTTTTG GTGTTCAATGCCAAGACAGCTGAATTAATCATTCACCACCAAGTAGAAATAAACCAAAGTTTTCCAAAGGAGGG GTGGGTGGAGGAGGACCCCAGGGAAATAATACAGTCAGTCTATGAATGTATGAAGAAAACGTGTGAAAAACTTCGACAACTCAACATTGATATTGGCAACATTAAAG CGGTGGGTGTGACCAATCAGAGAGAGACAACTCTGGTTTGGGACAAAGACACTGGAGAACCGCTCTACAATGCCATTG TTTGGCTAGACCTGCGCACACAATCTACAGTGGAGAAGCTCATCAACAAAACACCAGGCAAAAACAAGAATCACCTCAGG CACAAGACGGGCCTCCCCATCAGCACCTACTTCAGTGCAGTGAAGCTACGTTGGCTGCTGGACAATGTAGACACGGTGCAACAGGCTGTGAAAAGCAGCCGCGCCATGTTTGGCACAGTGGACTCCTGGATCATCTGG TGCCTGACAGGTGGCAGGAACGGAGGAATCCACTGCACAGATGTTACTAATGCCAGTCGCACCATGCTCTTCAACATTCACACCATGGACTGGGATCATGAGCTCTGCAG TTACTTTGGCATTCCAATGGAACTTCTCCCCAAAGTCAAAAGCTCCTCTGAAATATACGGCTGGATG AAATCAACCAGCCTTGAAGGAGTTCCAATCTCTGGG TGTCTTGGTGATCAGTCGGCAGCCCTGGTTGGTCAAATGTGCTTCAAGGATGGCCAGACCAAAAACAC GTATGGGACTGGTTGCTTCATGCTCAGAAATACAGGGAACAAG CCCGTGATCTCAGAGCACGGCCTGCTGACCACTGTTGCCTACAAACTGGGAATAGATCAACCTCCTTGCTATGCACTAGAG GGCTCAGTGGCCATTGCTGGGGCAGTAGTTCAATGGTTGAAGGACAATATGGGCATAGTTCAGTCGTCCGCAGAGATAG AGAAATTAGCTGCCTCAGCAGGGACATCTTATGGCTGTTATTTTGTGCCTGCTTTCTCCGGGCTCTATGCCCCATATTGGGAGCCGAGTGCGCGAGG GATCATTTGTGGCCTCACGCAGTTCACCAACAAGAGCCATTTGGCATTTGCTGCTCTCGAGGCCGTTTGCTTCCAAACCAGAGAG ccagagtcgtggggccgccaggagacccgaagggggaccaaagaaaagaaagaaaagcgaagcccagcaccgaccagacaccacccaccgggccactaa